The following are from one region of the Pelagibius sp. CAU 1746 genome:
- a CDS encoding DUF962 domain-containing protein encodes MTRSSSVRSGSYREFWPRYLGEHRRAATRALHYAGTCLGLFLLAGAVAAGDWRLAAAGLICGYAFAWAAHAFVERNRPATFTHPWWSFISDFRMLFTWLAGGRPASRSQPARRQERE; translated from the coding sequence ATGACTCGAAGCTCCTCCGTCCGCTCCGGCAGCTACCGCGAGTTTTGGCCGCGCTATCTGGGCGAACACCGCCGCGCGGCGACCCGCGCCCTGCACTACGCCGGCACCTGCCTCGGCCTCTTCCTGCTCGCCGGAGCCGTCGCCGCCGGCGACTGGCGTCTGGCGGCGGCCGGGCTGATCTGCGGCTACGCCTTCGCCTGGGCCGCCCACGCCTTCGTCGAGCGCAACCGGCCGGCCACCTTCACCCACCCCTGGTGGTCCTTCATCAGCGACTTCCGGATGCTCTTCACATGGTTGGCCGGCGGCCGGCCCGCAAGCCGCAGCCAGCCAGCGCGCCGCCAGGAGCGCGAATAA